In Leishmania mexicana MHOM/GT/2001/U1103 complete genome, chromosome 34, one DNA window encodes the following:
- a CDS encoding putative threonyl-tRNA synthetase, producing the protein MSGKKATEATVNLATLAEPDFWRQRVEIFEKLWQQQQNRYESMKAPIKVSLPDGKVMDAESWVTCPRDIARRLSNSLPDKVIVARVNEALWDLTRPFEADCQLELLDWDDKDAREVFWHSSSHVLGYALERIFDTKLSVGPALEEGGFFYEGLTNRPVSESDYKAIESAMQELVKQKMPYQRLEVSKEDALRLFGYTEFKSKILASKVPDGGSCTVYRCGMLIDPCRGPHLPDTGRVKAFAVTKNSSSYFEGKAENEVLQRVYGISFPKNPMLTEWKMIQEEAAKRDHRVIGRQQNLFNFHEVSPGSAFWLPHGARIYNTLVEFLRKKYRCCGFQEVISPNMYSSKLWMVSGHWEKYADNMFCTKCEKEDFGLKPMNCPGHCIMFASQPHSYKELPIRYADFGVLHRNELSGALTGLTRVRRFQQDDAHIFCRMDQITDEMEGQMQFLSDVYGVLGFKFYFYHSTRPANKLGSDALWDQSESYLRTALNRFCGIPEELPDPLHPDQRFHYDGKPDSVKKMKMLMKKAERSEDPNAWKGPTNGSEGWIENAGDGAFYGPKIDIVVEDALRRRHQCATIQLDFNLPSRFGLKYTLPTAEKDEATVGPTEKRRHADPASTASSPAVAEGESKPKPGTYEAAVRDLGIDLELDANQARPVMIHRAILGSLERSIAILCEHFGGDWPFWLSPRQVMVVPVSASNYEYSQQVRDTMHDAGFHADVDNGAATLDKKIRNAEKARYNFILVVGQQEQDATGVNIRARGERRLGNKSLEEALQWFKELADTHSREY; encoded by the coding sequence ATGTCTGGCAagaaggcgacggaggcgaccGTGAACTTGGCCACCCTGGCGGAGCCAGACTTCTGGCGGCAACGCGTCGAAATCTTCGAGAAGCtatggcagcagcagcagaaccgCTATGAGTCGATGAAGGCCCCGATCAAGGTGAGCCTACCGGATGGGAAGGTGATGGACGCCGAGAGCTGGGTTACCTGCCCGCGGGACATCGCAAGGCGCCTGTCCAACTCGCTGCCAGACAAGGTCATTGTGGCCCGCGTGAACGAGGCCCTGTGGGACTTGACGCGGCCGTTCGAGGCGGACTGCCAactggagctgctggactGGGACGACAAGGATGCACGTGAGGTGTTCTGGCACAGCTCCTCGCACGTGCTCGGCTACGCGCTCGAGCGCATCTTCGACACGAAGCTCTCCGTCGGcccggcgctggaggagggcggctTCTTTTACGAGGGCCTCACTAATCGCCCGGTGTCGGAGTCCGACTACAAGGCGATCGAGTCAGCCATGCAGGAGCTGGTGAAGCAGAAGATGCCATACCAGCGTCTCGAAGTGTCGAAGGAGGACGCCCTGAGGCTCTTCGGCTACACGGAGTTCAAGAGCAAGATCCTGGCAAGCAAGGTGCCGGACGGGGGCTCGTGCACCGTGTACCGGTGCGGTATGCTGATTGACCCGTGCCGTGGTCCCCACCTCCCGGACACGGGCCGCGTCAAGGCCTTTGCTGTGACCAAGAACTCTTCCTCTTACTTTGAGGGCAAGGCCGAGaacgaggtgctgcagcgcgtgtaCGGCATTTCGTTTCCGAAGAACCCCATGCTGACGGAGTGGAAGATGATCCAGGAGGAGGCTGCGAAGCGTGACCACCGCGTGATTGGCCGCCAACAGAACCTCTTCAACTTCCACGAGGTCTCGCCTGGTAGCGCCTTCTGGCTGCCGCACGGCGCTCGCATCTACAACACCCTCGTAGAGTTCCTGCGCAAGAAgtatcgctgctgcggcttccaGGAGGTCATCTCGCCGAACATGTACTCCTCCAAACTTTGGATGGTGTCGGGCCACTGGGAGAAGTACGCCGACAACATGTTCTGCACCAAGTGCGAAAAGGAGGACTTTGGTCTGAAGCCGATGAACTGCCCGGGCCACTGCATCATGTTcgcgtcgcagccgcactCGTACAAGGAGCTGCCGATTCGCTACGCCGACTTTGGCGTGCTGCACCGGAACGAGCTGAGCGGCGCCTTGACGGGGCTGAcccgcgtgcgccgcttccAGCAGGACGATGCACACATCTTCTGCCGCATGGACCAGATCACAGATGAGATGGAGGGCCAGATGCAGTTCCTCAGTGACGTTTACGGCGTGCTGGGCTTCAAGTTCTATTTTTACCACTCCACCCGCCCCGCGAACAAGCTCGGCTCCGACGCGCTCTGGGACCAGTCCGAGTCGTATCTGCGCACCGCGCTCAACCGGTTCTGCGGCATTCCGGAGGAACTGCCCGATCCGCTGCACCCGGACCAGCGCTTTCACTACGACGGCAAGCCGGACTCGGTCAAGAAGATGAAGATGCTCAtgaagaaggcggagcgcAGCGAGGACCCGAACGCGTGGAAGGGCCCAAccaacggcagcgagggctGGATCGAGAAcgctggcgatggcgccTTCTACGGCCCCAAGATCGACATCGTGGTCGAggacgcgctgcgccgccgccaccagtgcGCCACGATCCAGTTGGACTTCAACCTGCCGAGTCGCTTTGGCCTGAAGTACACCCTTCCCACCGCAGAGAAGGACGAGGCGACGGTGGGCCCAACGGAGAAGCGGAGGCATGCCGACCCTGCCTCgaccgcgtcgtcgccggccGTGGCAGAGGGCGAGAGCAAACCGAAGCCCGGCACGTACGAGGCTGCTGTGCGTGACCTTGGCATCGAcctcgagctggacgccaACCAGGCCCGCCCCGTCATGATCCACCGCGCCATTCTCGGTTCCTTGGAGCGCTCGATCGCCATTCTGTGCGAGCACTTTGGCGGCGACTGGCCGTTCTGGCTGAGCCCCCGCCAAGTGATGGTGGTGCCTGTTTCGGCCTCCAACTACGAGTATTCACAGCAGGTGCGCGACACGATGCACGATGCCGGCTTCCACGCGGACGTCGACAACGGTGCCGCCACGCTGGACAAGAAGATCCGCAAcgcggagaaggcgcgctACAACTTCATCCTTGTCGTGGGTCAGCAGGAGCAGGACGCGACCGGCGTCAACATCCGCGCGCGCGGGGAGAGGAGACTGGGTAACAAGTCACTCGAGGAGGCGTTGCAGTGGTTCAAGGAGCTGGCGGACACACATAGCCGGGAGTACTAG
- a CDS encoding putative peroxisome targeting signal 1 receptor, producing the protein MDCNTGMQLGQQFSKDAMMMHGGVPMSGAMSEQDTLMMSAQVAGANPMMTAQWAQNFQQQQAMQAMRQQHEMEQAFQNSQQQQQQATVAQSGQMLGMAGPPQQQFMAQQQQASMMNAAMMSQGMVAANMGFGMMMPRTQYQPLSNLSALQPKQQQPPLVNLAPAAQDSAWADQLSQQQWSTDYSQVQTFSAPGMEDKTVEERIKDSEFYKFMDQVKNKEVLIDEEKGELVQGPGPEVGVPEDAEYLRHWAEMEGLNMPESVFQPPPLASAMTSPENGDPDAYVKEMDMAENDVEDWAQEYAEMQGRLQKATNSTDYPFEPNNPYMFHDFPFDEGMEMLQLGNLAEAALAFEAVCHKDSSNEKAWQILGTTQAENEKDGLAIIALNNARKLNPCNLDVHAALSVSHTNERNADAAMDSLKAWLVNHPEYEQLASVSIPPDAELDVQETFFFADPSRMREARTLYEAAIEMNPSDSQLFTNLGVLHNVAHEFDEAAECFRKAVALNPDDPKMWNKLGATLANGGHPDQALEAYNRALDINPGYVRAMYNMAVAYSNMSQYDMAARQIVKAIASQQGGTKPSGEGSIMATRNMWDLLRMTLNLMDRDDLVQLTYNEQLEPFVKEFKLEGHV; encoded by the coding sequence ATGGACTGCAACACCGGAATGCAGCTGGGGCAGCAGTTCTCGAAGGATGCCATGATGATGCATGGTGGCGTGCCCATGAGCGGCGCCATGTCGGAGCAGGATACTCTGATGATGAGCGCGCAGGTGGCAGGCGCCAACCCCATGATGACGGCTCAGTGGGCACAAAAttttcagcagcagcaggcgatgcaagcgatgcggcagcagcacgagaTGGAGCAGGCATTTCAGaactcgcagcagcagcaacagcaagcTACTGTTGCGCAGAGTGGACAAATGCTTGGCATGGCtgggccgccgcagcagcagtttatggcgcagcagcagcaagcatCCATGATGAATGCCGCTATGATGAGCCAGGGGATGGTGGCGGCTAACATGGGTTTTGGTATGATGATGCCACGCACGCAGTATCAGCCGTTGTCCAACCTGTCCGCACTGCAAcccaagcagcagcagccgcccCTTGTCAACCTcgcaccagcggcgcaggACTCGGCGTGGGCGGACCAGCTCAGCCAGCAACAATGGAGCACCGACTACTCGCAGGTGCAGACCTTCAGTGCACCAGGGATGGAGGACAAGACAGTGGAGGAGCGCATAAAGGATAGCGAATTCTACAAGTTCATGGACCAGGTCAAGAATAAGGAGGTTCTGAtcgacgaggagaagggcgagCTGGTGCAGGGCCCCGGCCCCGAGGTGGGGGTGCCAGAGGATGCGGAGTACCTTCGTCACTGGGCCGAGATGGAGGGGCTGAACATGCCGGAGAGCGTCTTCCAGCCGCCTCCACTGGCGAGCGCGATGACGTCTCCGGAGAACGGGGACCCGGACGCGTACGTCAAGGAGATGGATATGGCCGAGAACGACGTCGAAGACTGGGCGCAGGAGTATGCGGAGATGCAGGGGCGCCTGCAGAAGGCGACGAACAGCACCGACTACCCCTTCGAGCCAAACAACCCGTACATGTTCCACGACTTTCCGTTCGATGAGGGGATGGAGATGCTCCAGCTCGGCAACCTTGCCGAGGCCGCTCTCGCTTTCGAGGCCGTTTGCCACAAGGACAGCAGTAATGAGAAGGCATGGCAGATTCTCGGAACGACGCAGGCGGAGAACGAGAAGGATGGGCTGGCCATCATCGCGCTAAACAATGCCCGCAAACTGAACCCCTGCAACCTCGACGTTCACGCCGCGCTGAGCGTGTCGCACACGAACGAGCgcaacgccgacgccgccatgGACTCGCTGAAGGCGTGGCTCGTAAATCATCCCGAGTATGAGCAGCTCGCCTCCGTCTCTATCCCGCCTGACGCGGAGCTCGACGTGCAGGAAACGTTCTTCTTTGCCGACCCCTCCCGCATGCGGGAGGCCCGCACCCTCTACGAAGCTGCCATCGAGATGAATCCGAGCGACTCCCAGCTTTTCACGAATCTCGGCGTGCTGCACAACGTGGCACATGAGTTCGACGAGGCCGCCGAGTGCTTCCGCAAGGCGGTCGCGCTGAACCCCGATGACCCAAAGATGTGGAACAAGCTCGGCGCCACCCTGGCGAACGGCGGCCACCCTGACCAGGCACTGGAGGCGTACAATCGCGCTCTGGACATCAACCCAGGCTATGTACGGGCCATGTACAACATGGCAGTGGCGTACAGCAACATGTCGCAGTACGACATGGCCGCTCGTCAAATTGTCAAGGCGATCGCGTCGCAGCAGGGCGGCACGAAGCCCAGCGGCGAGGGCTCCATCATGGCAACACGCAACATGTGGGACCTTCTGCGTATGACGCTGAACCTCATGGACCGCGATGACTTGGTGCAGTTGACATACAACGAGCAGTTGGAGCCGTTTGTGAAGGAGTTCAAACTCGAGGGCCACGTCTAA
- a CDS encoding putative 60S ribosomal protein L2 codes for MGKTVLSCRKGNGSVYQVHGHKRLGPAKLRILDYAERHGYMRGVVKSIEHEAGRGAALARVEFRHPYKFRRVKELMVAPEGMFTGQSVFCGQKAPLAIGNVLPLGQITEGCIVCNVEAKPGDRGTLARASGDYCIIISHNHETGRTRLKLPSGQKKSVPSTSRAMIGIISGGGRIEKPVLKAGNSFYRFRGKRNCWPKVRGVARNPVEHPHGGGNHQHIGHPSTVSRHSPPGQKVGLIAARRTGRIRGGKAVKGAWHPEE; via the coding sequence ATGGGTAAGACTGTGCTGAGCTGCCGTAAGGGCAACGGCTCCGTGTACCAGGTGCACGGCCACAAGCGCCTTGGCCCCGCCAAGCTGCGCATTCTGGACTACGCCGAGCGCCACGGCTACATGCGCGGTGTGGTGAAGTCGATCGAGCACGAGGCTGgccgcggtgcggcgctggcgcgcgtgGAGTTCCGCCACCCGTACAAGTTCCGCCGCGTGAAGGAGCTGATGGTGGCGCCGGAGGGCATGTTCACTGGCCAGTCGGTGTTCTGCGGCCAGAAGGCCCCGCTCGCGATCGGCAACGTGCTGCCCCTGGGCCAGATCACGGAGGGCTGCATCGTGTGCAACGTGGAGGCGAAGCCCGGTGACCGCGGCACGCTGGCGCGCGCGTCCGGCGACTACTGCATCATCATCTCGCACAACCACGAGACAGGCCGCACGCGTCTGAAGCTGCCGAGCGGGCAGAAGAAGTCCGTGCCGAGCACGAGCCGCGCGATGATCGGCatcatcagcggcggcggccgcatcgAGAAGCCCGTGTTGAAGGCCGGTAACTCGTTCTACCGCTTCCGCGGCAAGCGCAACTGCTGGCCCAAGGTGCGTGGTGTTGCGCGCAACCCGGTGGAGCACCCGCACGGTGGTGGTAACCATCAGCACATTGGTCACCCGTCGACGGTGTCGCGCCACTCGCCGCCGGGCCAGAAGGTGGGCCTGATCGCTGCCCGCCGCACCGGCCGTATTCGCGGTGGCAAGGCTGTCAAGGGCGCGTGGCACCCGGAGGAGTAA
- a CDS encoding putative 60S ribosomal protein L2, whose product MGKTVLSCRKGNGSVYQVHGHKRLGPAKLRILDYAERHGYMRGVVKSIEHEAGRGAALARVEFRHPYKFRRVKELMVAPEGMFTGQSVFCGQKAPLAIGNVLPLGQITEGCIVCNVEAKPGDRGTLARASGDYCIIISHNHETGRTRLKLPSGQKKSVPSTSRAMIGIISGGGRIEKPVLKAGNSFYRFRGKRNCWPKVRGVARNPVEHPHGGGNHQHIGHPSTVSRHSPPGQKVGLIAARRTGRIRGGKAVKGAWHPEE is encoded by the coding sequence ATGGGTAAGACTGTGCTGAGCTGCCGTAAGGGCAACGGCTCCGTGTACCAGGTGCACGGCCACAAGCGCCTTGGCCCCGCCAAGCTGCGCATTCTGGACTACGCCGAGCGCCACGGCTACATGCGCGGTGTGGTGAAGTCGATCGAGCACGAGGCTGgccgcggtgcggcgctggcgcgcgtgGAGTTCCGCCACCCGTACAAGTTCCGCCGCGTGAAGGAGCTGATGGTGGCGCCGGAGGGCATGTTCACTGGCCAGTCGGTGTTCTGCGGCCAGAAGGCACCGCTCGCGATCGGCAACGTGCTGCCCCTGGGCCAGATCACGGAGGGCTGCATCGTGTGCAACGTGGAGGCGAAGCCCGGTGACCGCGGCACGCTGGCGCGCGCGTCCGGCGACTACTGCATCATCATCTCGCACAACCACGAGACAGGCCGCACGCGTCTGAAGCTGCCGAGCGGGCAGAAGAAGTCCGTGCCGAGCACGAGCCGCGCGATGATCGGCatcatcagcggcggcggccgcatcgAGAAGCCCGTGTTGAAGGCCGGTAACTCGTTCTACCGCTTCCGCGGCAAGCGCAACTGCTGGCCCAAGGTGCGTGGTGTTGCGCGCAACCCGGTGGAGCACCCGCACGGTGGTGGTAACCATCAGCACATTGGTCACCCGTCGACGGTGTCGCGCCACTCGCCGCCGGGCCAGAAGGTGGGCCTGATCGCTGCCCGCCGCACCGGCCGTATTCGCGGTGGCAAGGCTGTCAAGGGCGCGTGGCACCCGGAGGAGTAA